In Pongo pygmaeus isolate AG05252 chromosome 13, NHGRI_mPonPyg2-v2.0_pri, whole genome shotgun sequence, one genomic interval encodes:
- the DOLPP1 gene encoding dolichyldiphosphatase 1 isoform X1, protein MAADGQCSLPASWRPVTLTHVEYPAGDLSGHLLAYLSLSPVFVIVGFVTLIIFKRELHTISFLGGLALNEGVNWLIKNVIQEPRPCGGPHTAVGTKYGMPSSHSQFMWFFSVYSFLFLYLRMHQTNNARFLDLLWRHVLSLGLLAVAFLVSYSRVYLLYHTWSQVLYGGIAGGLMAIAWFIFTQEVLTPLFPRIAAWPVSEFFLIRDTSLIPNVLWFEYTVTRAEARNRQRKLGTKLQ, encoded by the exons ATGGCAGCGGACGGACAGTGCTCGCTCCCCGCTTCATGGCGGCCGGTGACCCTCACCCACGTCGAATATCCTGCAG GTGATCTCTCTGGCCACCTCCTTGCCTACCTGAGCCTCAGCCCTGTATTTGTCATCGTCGGTTTCGTGACCCTCATCATATTTAAGCGGGAGCTGCACACG ATCTCCTTCCTTGGGGGCCTGGCACTGAACGAGGGGGTCAACTGGCTGATCAAAAACGTCATCCAGGAGCCACGGCCCTGTGGAG gccCCCACACAGCAGTGGGCACCAAGTACGGGATGCCCTCCAGCCATTCCCAGTTTATGTGGTTCTTCTCCGTCtattccttccttttcctgtATTTAAG AATGCACCAAACAAACAACGCCAGGTTCCTGGACTTGCTGTGGAGGCACGTGCTCTCCCTGGGACTCCTCGCTGTGGCCTTCCTAGTCTCCTACAGCAG GGTCTACCTGCTGTACCACACCTGGAGCCAGGTGCTCTATGGAGGCATCGCCGGAGGCCTCATGGCCATCGCCTGGTTCATCTTCACCCAGGAGGTCCTCACCCCGCTGTTCCCCAGGATAGCAGCCTG GCCTGTCTCCGAGTTCTTCCTAATCCGAGACACAAGCCTCATTCCCAACGTACTCTGGTTTGAGTACACGGTAACCCGGGCAGAAGCCAG
- the DOLPP1 gene encoding dolichyldiphosphatase 1 isoform X2 — protein sequence MAADGQCSLPASWRPVTLTHVEYPAGDLSGHLLAYLSLSPVFVIVGFVTLIIFKRELHTISFLGGLALNEGVNWLIKNVIQEPRPCGGPHTAVGTKYGMPSSHSQFMWFFSVYSFLFLYLRMHQTNNARFLDLLWRHVLSLGLLAVAFLVSYSRPVSEFFLIRDTSLIPNVLWFEYTVTRAEARNRQRKLGTKLQ from the exons ATGGCAGCGGACGGACAGTGCTCGCTCCCCGCTTCATGGCGGCCGGTGACCCTCACCCACGTCGAATATCCTGCAG GTGATCTCTCTGGCCACCTCCTTGCCTACCTGAGCCTCAGCCCTGTATTTGTCATCGTCGGTTTCGTGACCCTCATCATATTTAAGCGGGAGCTGCACACG ATCTCCTTCCTTGGGGGCCTGGCACTGAACGAGGGGGTCAACTGGCTGATCAAAAACGTCATCCAGGAGCCACGGCCCTGTGGAG gccCCCACACAGCAGTGGGCACCAAGTACGGGATGCCCTCCAGCCATTCCCAGTTTATGTGGTTCTTCTCCGTCtattccttccttttcctgtATTTAAG AATGCACCAAACAAACAACGCCAGGTTCCTGGACTTGCTGTGGAGGCACGTGCTCTCCCTGGGACTCCTCGCTGTGGCCTTCCTAGTCTCCTACAGCAG GCCTGTCTCCGAGTTCTTCCTAATCCGAGACACAAGCCTCATTCCCAACGTACTCTGGTTTGAGTACACGGTAACCCGGGCAGAAGCCAG